A genome region from Dolichospermum compactum NIES-806 includes the following:
- a CDS encoding TOMM precursor leader peptide-binding protein translates to MKLNDSQRLRLLEHVVINVMPADCSGEESMIFNTTRRTLRVQGQALHNVENIVLPLLDGDRTIGEIRDAIGEQLTDSSLNQCLEFLMDNRLVEESWEDRDDLDSRAYLLPQISLYHELGFDQKDAQKLLANARITVFGLGGSGLIAAINLATAGIGFVRLCDDACILPSDSLMMSGSGLNKIGAFRGVEAARQIEAIGGVTQTEIVTDNLNDDATINPLLADVDLVIVATDAVSVNLAYRLNRLCLKMQRPLLPGGAAGIEGNVGPLVFSQDKPCYLCYRMRSMACSKFPEAELAVEQLLNRERRSQPRLRENLPIGQMLVGSYMALDAVKMMLGLPMATDGKLLHIDLLSTKLTHNVVLKKPGCPHCSAKTGNGKR, encoded by the coding sequence ATGAAATTAAATGATAGTCAGCGACTCCGGCTACTAGAACACGTTGTTATCAACGTGATGCCGGCAGATTGCAGTGGCGAAGAAAGTATGATATTTAATACAACACGGCGAACCCTGAGAGTACAGGGTCAAGCTCTGCATAATGTAGAAAACATTGTTTTACCTTTACTAGATGGCGATCGCACAATAGGAGAAATCCGCGATGCTATTGGCGAACAATTGACAGATTCTTCTCTAAATCAATGTTTAGAATTTTTGATGGACAATCGCCTAGTTGAAGAGTCTTGGGAAGATAGAGATGATTTAGATAGTCGTGCTTATTTACTGCCGCAAATTAGTCTTTATCATGAATTAGGCTTTGACCAAAAAGATGCTCAGAAACTCTTAGCTAATGCCAGGATTACTGTTTTTGGACTGGGAGGTTCGGGACTGATAGCAGCAATTAATCTAGCTACTGCTGGTATCGGTTTTGTGCGTTTGTGCGATGATGCCTGTATCCTGCCCTCGGATTCCCTGATGATGTCAGGTTCGGGATTGAATAAGATCGGTGCTTTTCGGGGTGTGGAAGCGGCTCGACAGATTGAAGCCATTGGTGGAGTTACCCAAACTGAAATTGTTACAGATAATTTAAATGATGATGCAACCATCAATCCTTTGTTGGCGGACGTTGATCTGGTGATTGTTGCTACTGATGCCGTATCTGTAAATCTAGCCTATCGCCTAAACAGACTATGCCTAAAGATGCAGCGCCCATTGCTACCGGGTGGGGCGGCTGGGATTGAGGGAAATGTCGGTCCGCTGGTTTTTTCCCAGGACAAACCCTGTTATCTATGCTATCGAATGCGGTCTATGGCTTGTTCTAAGTTTCCAGAGGCGGAATTGGCGGTTGAACAGTTGCTCAACCGAGAACGGCGTTCTCAACCACGACTGCGGGAAAATTTACCGATAGGTCAGATGTTGGTGGGAAGTTATATGGCTCTTGATGCGGTGAAGATGATGCTCGGTCTACCTATGGCTACTGACGGAAAACTACTACATATAGACTTACTTAGCACAAAACTGACTCACAATGTTGTTCTCAAAAAACCAGGTTGTCCCCATTGTTCAGCCAAGACAGGGAACGGAAAAAGATAG
- a CDS encoding CIA30 family protein: MNNNNRSRWDLCRFIKTLTYFEVFPILNWIQKLFPGSSTDNQDRPKEGGNVAVILVAGATGGVGKRVVKKLITQGYNVRCLVRDIEKARQVLGDDINLVVGDITKPETLTNLVMANIQAVICCTSVRVQPVEGDTPDRAKYNQGVKFYLPEIVGDTPENVEYQGVKNLVTAAAKYLVAAGEKPIFDFTKPSDEIKNIWGALDDVVMGGVSASSFQIRENIGVFTGNVSTANSGGFASVRTKNFSPLLDLSGYQGVKLRVKGDGQRYKIFLRTESTWDGVGYSYSFDTVANNWLDIQIPFTDLVPVFRAKIVKDCPPMDISKVCSVQLMLSKFEYDGALNPAFNPGFFALEVASIQAYGAETLPQFVLISSAGVTRPGRPGINLDEEPPAVRLNDQLGGILTWKLRGEESLKASGIPYTIIRPCALTEAAGGKELIFEQGDNIKGKVSRDDVAEICVQAIKEPQAINRTFEVKEGEAIANNLNWTRLFSGLQADK; encoded by the coding sequence ATGAATAATAACAACCGCTCTCGATGGGATTTATGCAGATTCATTAAAACCCTAACGTACTTTGAAGTATTTCCGATTCTTAATTGGATTCAAAAACTATTTCCAGGTAGTTCAACAGATAATCAAGATAGACCCAAAGAAGGAGGAAATGTGGCTGTAATTCTGGTAGCTGGTGCAACAGGTGGTGTAGGTAAACGAGTTGTTAAGAAGTTAATAACACAGGGTTATAATGTGCGCTGTTTAGTTCGAGATATTGAAAAAGCGCGGCAAGTTTTGGGTGATGATATTAATTTGGTAGTTGGAGATATTACCAAACCAGAGACTTTGACAAATTTAGTTATGGCTAATATTCAAGCTGTAATTTGTTGTACGTCAGTGCGTGTTCAACCTGTTGAGGGAGATACACCCGATAGAGCAAAATATAATCAAGGTGTGAAATTTTATCTGCCGGAAATTGTCGGAGATACACCAGAAAATGTTGAATATCAAGGTGTGAAAAATTTAGTAACAGCAGCCGCAAAATATCTGGTTGCTGCGGGTGAAAAACCGATATTTGATTTTACGAAACCATCAGATGAAATCAAAAATATCTGGGGTGCTTTAGATGATGTGGTTATGGGAGGTGTTAGTGCTAGTAGTTTCCAAATTAGGGAAAATATAGGAGTATTTACAGGTAATGTTTCTACGGCTAATTCTGGGGGGTTTGCTTCGGTGAGAACTAAGAATTTTTCACCTTTGCTGGATTTATCTGGTTATCAAGGTGTGAAATTGCGGGTTAAAGGTGATGGACAACGTTATAAAATATTTTTACGCACAGAATCAACTTGGGATGGTGTTGGTTATAGCTATTCTTTTGATACTGTTGCTAATAATTGGCTAGATATTCAGATTCCTTTTACAGATTTAGTTCCCGTATTTCGTGCCAAAATTGTTAAGGACTGTCCACCAATGGACATTAGCAAAGTTTGTTCTGTGCAATTAATGTTGAGTAAGTTTGAATATGATGGTGCTTTAAATCCTGCGTTTAATCCGGGGTTTTTCGCGCTGGAAGTTGCTTCAATTCAAGCTTATGGGGCGGAAACTTTACCTCAATTTGTATTAATCAGTTCCGCTGGGGTAACTCGTCCCGGAAGACCAGGAATTAATTTAGATGAAGAACCACCAGCAGTGAGATTAAATGACCAATTGGGAGGAATTTTAACTTGGAAGTTGCGAGGAGAAGAAAGCCTGAAAGCTAGTGGAATTCCCTATACAATTATTAGACCTTGTGCTTTGACAGAAGCAGCAGGAGGGAAGGAGTTAATTTTTGAGCAAGGTGATAATATTAAAGGAAAAGTTAGCCGTGATGATGTTGCGGAAATTTGTGTTCAAGCAATTAAAGAACCACAAGCTATTAATCGCACTTTTGAAGTTAAAGAAGGTGAAGCGATTGCTAATAATTTAAATTGGACAAGGCTATTTTCTGGTTTACAGGCTGATAAATAA
- a CDS encoding SagB/ThcOx family dehydrogenase produces the protein MHTANEPLELALLYHLNSPVPKSHVKRVPATELRYLPEAPFLELPKAPRDNPLSELLARRTSVRSFENQVMPLVSLAQLLDAGCGLNGLREVDNQCYEARNSPSAGGLYPLEVFVSTQAVQGLVSGLYHYEPRGQGLHWVNDAVPTDFIEAFLQQDYIVNANALFVFTSVFMRSMGKYGARGYRFALLEAGHQAENISLMAVQLGLDSLCLGGFHDLSLNGMLGIDGQRHAAIYCVAVGRKG, from the coding sequence ATGCACACAGCCAATGAACCTTTAGAATTAGCTCTTCTGTATCATTTGAACTCTCCAGTCCCGAAAAGTCATGTCAAGCGGGTTCCGGCTACTGAACTGCGATATCTGCCAGAAGCTCCTTTTCTGGAACTACCAAAAGCACCACGGGATAACCCGCTGTCGGAACTTTTAGCACGGCGTACTTCTGTGCGATCATTTGAAAATCAGGTGATGCCACTCGTCTCTTTGGCTCAACTACTTGATGCAGGGTGTGGACTCAATGGACTGCGTGAGGTAGATAATCAATGCTATGAGGCTCGCAACTCTCCTTCTGCGGGCGGATTGTATCCCCTGGAGGTGTTCGTATCTACACAAGCGGTACAAGGTTTGGTTAGCGGACTATATCACTATGAACCTCGCGGACAAGGGTTACATTGGGTGAATGATGCCGTACCAACAGATTTTATAGAAGCATTTTTGCAGCAAGATTATATTGTCAATGCCAATGCTCTGTTTGTGTTCACATCGGTTTTTATGCGCTCAATGGGCAAATATGGAGCGCGAGGCTATCGTTTTGCACTTTTGGAAGCTGGTCATCAAGCTGAAAATATAAGTTTAATGGCTGTGCAATTGGGGCTGGATAGTCTTTGTCTCGGTGGATTCCATGATCTGAGTTTAAACGGTATGTTGGGGATTGATGGGCAACGTCATGCGGCTATTTACTGTGTTGCTGTTGGGAGGAAGGGATAA
- a CDS encoding HugZ family pyridoxamine 5'-phosphate oxidase produces the protein MSQFANAQAEYEKFPEEFTSIIISTVNKQGIPNASYAPFVMDDDKNIYIYVSGLATHTQNIQNHPFVSVLFIDDEIKTKQIFARRRLNFDCNANLIEMETEKWEEIVDKFQLRFGELISTLRSLPDFRILQLTPQTGRFVIGFGAAYNISNDNINQLVQITKDSLS, from the coding sequence ATGAGTCAATTTGCCAACGCCCAAGCTGAATATGAGAAATTTCCTGAAGAATTTACCAGCATTATTATTAGTACGGTAAATAAACAAGGAATCCCTAATGCTAGTTATGCTCCCTTTGTCATGGACGATGATAAGAACATCTATATTTATGTGAGTGGACTAGCTACTCATACGCAAAATATTCAAAATCATCCTTTTGTAAGTGTTCTATTTATTGATGACGAAATTAAAACTAAACAGATTTTTGCTCGTCGGCGCTTAAACTTTGATTGTAACGCAAATCTGATAGAAATGGAAACTGAAAAATGGGAGGAAATTGTTGATAAATTTCAGCTTCGTTTTGGAGAATTGATTTCTACATTACGCAGTTTACCAGATTTTCGGATTTTGCAACTTACACCGCAGACCGGACGGTTTGTCATTGGGTTTGGGGCTGCGTATAATATTAGTAATGATAATATAAATCAACTTGTCCAAATTACCAAAGATTCACTTTCATAA
- a CDS encoding YcaO-like family protein codes for MNTVIASPRWGDLVSPHTGIIRSLDRFTKPYTEFDFPVLWQAELANFQLRKQQDDLRYGVGRGMTDEQAIFGAVGEAIERYCGGIVDHRQLIVGSYEELGNRAVSPLVFSPFSDQQYSNPNFPFPAFNPTTQTSWINALSLSSNQQVLVPAFLVYLDWDGNQPGDHILPVSSNGMASGPSWEFAAYRGLCELIERDAFIITWLNRLPAPRIYFDHLPGIETEIARHYARFGIELVVFELITDIQVPVFMAMLIDRSGKGPAVSTGMGCHLDGPTAFHKAVFEVCQARFGDIERMKNGAGTNLHEYSDVQNLDDHSAFFYTTARLSELDFLFHHDQSCQVEDLPIYESESEAENLQSVVTKLNSVGVEPYVVEITAPDIASLGFRVVRTLASELVPIYFGYGQEPLGTRRLFEVPERLDYGGRRTANDLNPCPHPMA; via the coding sequence GTGAATACAGTAATTGCAAGTCCCCGCTGGGGGGATTTAGTCAGCCCCCATACTGGCATTATTCGATCCTTAGATAGATTTACCAAGCCTTATACAGAGTTCGATTTCCCGGTGTTGTGGCAAGCCGAATTAGCCAATTTCCAACTTCGTAAACAGCAGGACGATTTACGCTACGGTGTTGGTAGGGGCATGACGGATGAACAAGCCATTTTTGGGGCTGTGGGCGAAGCTATAGAAAGATACTGTGGTGGTATTGTTGATCATCGCCAACTAATTGTTGGTAGCTACGAAGAATTAGGCAATCGTGCCGTTTCTCCTTTAGTTTTTTCTCCTTTTTCTGACCAACAATACTCTAACCCCAATTTCCCTTTTCCAGCTTTCAATCCGACAACGCAGACTTCGTGGATAAATGCCCTTTCTTTATCCAGTAACCAACAGGTTTTAGTTCCAGCCTTTTTGGTTTATTTGGACTGGGACGGCAACCAACCAGGAGATCATATTTTACCTGTTAGTTCTAACGGTATGGCTAGTGGACCGTCTTGGGAGTTTGCTGCCTACAGGGGTTTGTGCGAATTAATTGAACGCGATGCTTTCATCATTACTTGGTTAAATCGCTTACCTGCTCCGCGCATCTATTTTGACCACCTGCCAGGAATTGAGACGGAAATAGCCCGCCACTATGCCCGCTTTGGCATTGAGTTAGTTGTCTTCGAGTTGATTACTGATATTCAAGTCCCAGTTTTCATGGCTATGTTAATTGACCGTTCGGGCAAGGGTCCGGCTGTGTCCACTGGTATGGGATGTCATCTTGATGGACCAACGGCTTTTCACAAGGCAGTTTTTGAAGTTTGTCAAGCTCGCTTTGGTGACATAGAACGGATGAAAAATGGTGCTGGGACTAATCTTCATGAATATAGTGATGTTCAGAATTTGGATGATCACAGCGCTTTTTTCTACACAACGGCTCGGTTGAGTGAGTTGGATTTTCTGTTTCATCATGATCAATCCTGCCAAGTTGAAGATTTACCAATTTACGAATCTGAATCAGAAGCGGAGAATTTGCAATCAGTAGTTACCAAGTTGAATTCAGTGGGTGTTGAACCTTATGTAGTGGAAATTACCGCCCCTGATATCGCCTCTCTTGGTTTCCGAGTGGTGCGGACTTTAGCCAGTGAATTAGTCCCTATCTATTTTGGTTATGGACAAGAACCACTGGGGACTCGGCGATTGTTTGAAGTCCCAGAAAGGTTGGATTATGGTGGCCGACGTACCGCAAATGACTTGAATCCCTGCCCACATCCTATGGCTTAA
- a CDS encoding carbohydrate ABC transporter permease: protein MFEFHLPENYCNRQIKENLTAYLFITPSILVIGTFIILPILYAVFLSLHKVQMLGGIHYRFFGLGNFQRLLTDERVGIALKNTAEYVAVVVPTQTILALGLAVTLNSGIHGKNWWRILYFLPTVTSSAVLTLIFMWIYNTNGLLNNFLAFLKLPIYNWLGDPSVALKGIMIMNIWSTAPFFMVIYLAALQDIPQTLYEAAELDGANSWEQFIYITLPLLRPVTFFVIAMGMIGTFQLFDQSYIFSGGTGGPNNATLTLVLLIYQTVFRNLQMGYGAAIAFLLASVIITLTLIQRQFFGGDKI, encoded by the coding sequence ATGTTTGAGTTTCATTTACCCGAAAATTACTGTAATAGACAGATCAAAGAAAATTTAACAGCTTATTTATTCATAACTCCCAGTATTTTAGTTATAGGGACATTTATAATTTTACCTATTCTCTATGCTGTATTTCTTTCCTTACACAAAGTGCAAATGCTAGGAGGTATTCATTACCGTTTTTTCGGTTTGGGTAATTTCCAAAGATTGTTAACAGATGAAAGAGTGGGAATTGCTTTAAAAAATACAGCCGAATATGTAGCCGTTGTTGTTCCCACACAAACTATTTTGGCTTTAGGTTTAGCAGTAACACTCAATTCTGGCATTCACGGGAAAAACTGGTGGCGGATTCTTTACTTTTTACCAACAGTCACATCTTCCGCCGTATTGACACTAATTTTTATGTGGATTTATAACACAAATGGACTCCTAAATAATTTTTTAGCTTTCCTAAAATTACCTATATATAATTGGTTGGGAGATCCATCTGTTGCTCTTAAAGGAATTATGATCATGAATATTTGGTCAACAGCACCGTTTTTTATGGTGATTTATTTAGCAGCTTTACAGGATATTCCCCAAACCCTTTACGAAGCAGCAGAACTTGATGGAGCGAATAGTTGGGAACAGTTTATTTATATTACCTTGCCTTTATTGCGACCAGTGACTTTCTTCGTCATAGCAATGGGGATGATTGGGACTTTTCAATTATTTGATCAATCTTATATATTTTCTGGAGGAACTGGTGGACCAAATAACGCCACTCTCACCTTAGTTCTGCTAATTTATCAAACCGTATTTCGGAATTTACAGATGGGATATGGGGCTGCGATCGCCTTTTTACTAGCATCTGTAATTATTACCCTCACATTAATTCAGAGACAATTCTTCGGAGGTGATAAAATTTGA
- a CDS encoding M16 family metallopeptidase: MTSTLLKLPRLNAPTRHHLPNGLTIIAEQMPIDAVNLNLWVKTGSAMESDAINGMAHFLEHMIFKGTQKLISGEFERRIEERGAVTNAATSQDYTHYYTTTAPKDFAELAPLQIDVVCNPSIPDDAFERERLVVLEEIRRSEDNPRRRIYRHVMETAFDSLPYRRPVLGPESVISEVKPQQMRDFHNHWYQPQSITAVAVGNLPVEELVEIIAAEFSKNYQQTTNKITQTAAIPEPAFTEIVRREVVDETLQQARLVMMWRVPGLMELEETYALDVVAGILGHGRTSRLVRDLREEQGLVSSISVSNMNNLLQGVFSISAKCDVENLADVEAGIIQHLRRLQTELVKESEIARVQRRVANRFIFGNETPSDRAGLYGYYQSLIGDLEPAFNYPQYIQAQAATDLIQATKDYLSPDAYGVVVIKPV; the protein is encoded by the coding sequence ATGACATCAACTCTTCTGAAACTTCCACGCCTTAATGCACCTACACGGCACCATCTACCCAACGGGTTGACTATTATCGCCGAACAAATGCCAATAGACGCGGTTAATCTCAACCTTTGGGTAAAAACCGGTTCTGCAATGGAATCTGATGCTATTAATGGTATGGCTCACTTTCTAGAACACATGATTTTTAAGGGTACACAAAAACTTATTAGTGGTGAATTTGAACGCCGGATTGAAGAACGTGGTGCAGTGACTAATGCTGCTACTAGCCAAGATTATACCCATTATTATACCACAACTGCGCCTAAAGATTTTGCCGAATTAGCTCCTTTGCAAATAGATGTTGTTTGTAATCCGAGTATTCCTGATGATGCTTTTGAACGGGAACGATTAGTAGTTTTAGAAGAAATTAGACGTTCTGAAGATAATCCCAGACGACGAATTTATCGTCATGTTATGGAAACTGCTTTTGATTCCTTGCCCTATCGTCGTCCCGTACTTGGTCCTGAGTCTGTGATTTCTGAAGTTAAACCGCAACAAATGCGAGACTTTCATAATCATTGGTATCAACCTCAATCAATTACAGCAGTTGCTGTGGGTAATTTACCAGTAGAAGAATTAGTAGAAATTATTGCGGCAGAATTTAGTAAAAATTATCAACAAACAACTAATAAAATCACACAAACAGCAGCAATTCCTGAACCTGCATTTACAGAAATAGTCCGTCGGGAAGTTGTTGATGAAACTCTCCAACAAGCAAGATTAGTGATGATGTGGCGAGTTCCTGGATTGATGGAATTAGAGGAAACTTATGCGCTTGATGTGGTAGCGGGCATTTTAGGACATGGAAGAACATCTAGATTAGTGCGAGATTTACGGGAAGAACAGGGATTAGTTTCTTCAATTTCTGTGAGTAATATGAATAATTTATTGCAAGGTGTGTTTTCGATTTCTGCTAAATGTGATGTAGAAAATTTAGCGGACGTGGAAGCAGGAATTATTCAACATCTTCGCAGATTACAAACAGAATTGGTCAAAGAATCAGAAATTGCCCGTGTCCAACGACGAGTAGCTAATCGGTTTATATTTGGGAATGAAACACCAAGCGATCGCGCTGGGTTGTATGGTTATTATCAGTCATTGATTGGTGACTTAGAACCAGCCTTTAATTACCCCCAATATATTCAAGCCCAGGCAGCCACTGATTTAATCCAAGCTACAAAGGATTATCTGTCCCCAGATGCTTATGGTGTCGTTGTCATAAAGCCTGTTTAG
- a CDS encoding YfbK domain-containing protein — protein sequence MTESPSTNLRFAAAVATFGMILRDSEYKGNANYDSVMKLATQGQGEDQEGYRGEFMRLVEKSRDLMIRK from the coding sequence TTGACCGAATCCCCTTCCACTAACTTGAGATTTGCGGCTGCTGTGGCAACTTTTGGGATGATATTACGTGATTCTGAATACAAAGGGAATGCTAACTATGATTCGGTGATGAAATTAGCAACTCAAGGTCAGGGGGAAGATCAGGAAGGTTATCGGGGTGAGTTTATGCGTTTGGTAGAGAAATCTAGAGATTTGATGATCAGAAAGTAG
- a CDS encoding carbohydrate ABC transporter permease: protein MNKILDIFWVKVLLYIFLTVYGIITIIPFLWALSASFKPLPEIINGEFNFIPKHFTLDNYKQIFLQEPLFLRWLFNSVIIGVTVTILNLLFNSMAGYALARLHFHGKSFWFLLILTVLVVPAQITLIPTFLILKTIGWLNSYPGMIVPSMVNATFIFMMRQFFVNFPRELEEAGQLDSLNAWGIFWHIVLPLARPALAAQAVFVFMGSWNNFLLPVVILFDPEMFTLPLGLNTFKGQYISYWNYTMAASMVFTLPGLAIYAFFNRYLIQGITFTGGKE from the coding sequence TTGAATAAAATCCTTGATATTTTCTGGGTTAAAGTTCTATTATATATCTTCCTCACAGTTTATGGAATTATCACCATAATTCCCTTCCTTTGGGCATTATCAGCATCATTTAAGCCCCTCCCCGAAATTATAAATGGTGAATTTAATTTCATCCCCAAACATTTTACTCTTGATAATTACAAACAGATATTTCTGCAAGAACCTTTATTTTTGCGATGGTTATTTAATAGTGTAATTATTGGCGTTACCGTCACAATTTTAAACTTACTATTTAACTCAATGGCAGGTTATGCCCTAGCCAGATTACATTTTCATGGTAAAAGTTTCTGGTTCCTCCTAATTTTGACAGTCTTAGTAGTGCCAGCGCAAATTACCCTAATTCCCACATTTTTAATTCTCAAAACCATCGGTTGGTTAAATTCATACCCTGGGATGATAGTTCCGAGTATGGTTAATGCTACTTTTATTTTTATGATGCGGCAATTCTTTGTTAATTTCCCTAGAGAATTAGAAGAAGCTGGTCAACTAGATAGTTTAAATGCCTGGGGAATTTTTTGGCACATAGTTTTACCTCTAGCTAGACCAGCATTAGCCGCACAAGCAGTTTTTGTCTTTATGGGTAGTTGGAATAATTTTTTACTGCCCGTAGTCATTCTTTTTGACCCAGAAATGTTCACCTTACCCTTGGGACTAAACACCTTTAAAGGTCAATATATCAGCTATTGGAACTACACTATGGCAGCCTCAATGGTATTCACCCTGCCCGGTTTAGCCATTTATGCCTTCTTTAACCGCTACTTAATTCAAGGTATTACCTTTACTGGTGGTAAAGAATAA
- a CDS encoding ABC transporter substrate-binding protein: MRKKRLFNLLGLVITIAIALISCHNLLLPKSPPPIIVKLSGWTGNPLEQTLLKQVIQDFEKQQSQIKVKYEAIADQYMDVIKTRLVGEAAPDVFYLDALEAPFLMSQNVLEPLNKYIKPEFDLTDIEPNLLNNFTYQNHIYGLPKDYSTLALFYNKQAFNQVGLTSPPTTWEQLRTYAKQLTGKLNKYGFGEIPELSRQAYKINAFGGEIIDKNGYATFANDPGLQGLELVINQYQKDRSSAQKSDVGTNSGSEMFGQNKVAMVIEGNWAIPYLQETFPKLEFATAEIPKINHQQATMVFTVAYVMNKQAPHKIEAWKLISYLTGKEGMKKWTSKGFALPARKSVAQQLGYDKDPLRASLVAGVNYATPWQLGKYPAAIINNFDNQFISVLLGQQPLKQAMLKAQNAANQQIQADM; this comes from the coding sequence GTGAGAAAAAAGAGATTATTTAACCTTTTAGGATTGGTAATAACAATAGCGATCGCTCTTATTAGTTGTCACAATTTGCTATTACCAAAATCACCCCCACCCATTATCGTCAAACTCAGTGGTTGGACAGGCAATCCCCTAGAACAAACACTGTTAAAACAGGTAATTCAAGACTTTGAAAAGCAGCAGTCCCAGATCAAAGTCAAATATGAAGCGATCGCTGATCAATACATGGATGTGATTAAAACCCGTTTAGTAGGAGAAGCCGCACCAGATGTATTTTATCTTGACGCTTTAGAAGCCCCTTTTTTAATGAGTCAGAACGTCCTAGAACCCCTTAATAAATATATTAAACCTGAATTTGATCTTACAGACATAGAACCCAACCTCCTCAACAATTTTACCTACCAAAATCATATTTATGGTTTACCTAAAGACTATTCTACCTTAGCCCTATTTTATAACAAACAAGCATTTAATCAAGTTGGTTTAACCAGTCCGCCAACTACCTGGGAACAACTTCGCACCTATGCAAAACAACTAACAGGCAAACTGAATAAATATGGCTTTGGTGAAATTCCCGAATTATCTCGTCAGGCATATAAAATCAACGCTTTTGGCGGAGAAATTATTGATAAAAATGGTTATGCTACCTTTGCTAATGATCCAGGTTTGCAAGGTTTAGAATTAGTAATCAATCAATATCAAAAAGATCGTTCCTCCGCCCAAAAATCTGATGTCGGCACAAATTCCGGGAGTGAAATGTTTGGACAAAATAAAGTAGCAATGGTAATTGAGGGTAATTGGGCAATTCCCTATCTGCAAGAAACCTTTCCCAAACTAGAATTTGCCACAGCAGAGATCCCCAAAATTAATCATCAGCAAGCAACAATGGTTTTTACCGTTGCCTATGTCATGAATAAACAAGCCCCCCATAAAATTGAAGCATGGAAACTCATTTCCTATTTAACAGGTAAAGAAGGCATGAAAAAATGGACAAGTAAAGGATTTGCATTACCAGCCCGTAAATCAGTAGCACAGCAATTAGGTTATGATAAAGACCCTCTCAGAGCATCATTAGTAGCAGGAGTTAATTATGCCACACCCTGGCAATTAGGCAAGTATCCTGCCGCAATTATCAACAACTTTGATAATCAATTTATTAGTGTTTTGCTAGGACAACAACCGTTAAAACAGGCAATGTTAAAAGCACAAAATGCAGCCAACCAACAAATTCAGGCAGATATGTAG
- a CDS encoding alpha/beta fold hydrolase, translating to MLKFQPPGFGSKFIHTSLGAMVYYTQISTPWENTKNQDLPPLLFLHNFGGGASAYEWSKIYPAYASTYRILAPDLIGWGKSAHPVRDYQIEDYLTTILDFISQTCDQPVTVIASSLTAGFTIRLAVTYPDLFKALFLVCPAGFNDFGEGAGRRLPLSLINTPLVDNLIYALGAENEIAVRNFLQSFLFSNSERVTQEMVSAYLSSAQQYQAKFAALSFLRGNLYFDLSLYIQQLQVPTVMLWGENAQFTNIQLGQRLANLNTEAIQGFHKIPDTGILPHLEIPAVVIGILQKYNKTGKLEI from the coding sequence ATGCTGAAATTTCAACCTCCGGGTTTTGGGAGTAAATTCATTCATACATCTTTGGGGGCAATGGTTTATTATACCCAAATTAGCACTCCTTGGGAAAACACCAAAAACCAAGATTTACCACCATTATTATTTCTACATAACTTTGGTGGTGGTGCGTCTGCTTATGAATGGTCGAAAATTTACCCAGCTTATGCGTCAACATATCGAATTTTAGCCCCAGATTTAATTGGCTGGGGAAAATCTGCTCACCCGGTGAGAGATTATCAAATTGAAGATTATTTAACGACGATTCTAGATTTTATTTCGCAAACTTGTGATCAACCTGTCACTGTCATAGCTTCTTCTTTAACTGCGGGTTTTACTATTCGTCTTGCTGTGACTTATCCCGATTTATTCAAAGCTTTATTTTTAGTTTGTCCTGCGGGTTTTAATGATTTTGGAGAAGGTGCAGGGAGAAGATTACCACTTTCTTTAATTAATACACCATTAGTAGATAATTTAATTTATGCTTTAGGTGCAGAAAATGAAATTGCAGTGAGAAACTTTTTGCAAAGTTTTCTATTTTCCAACTCTGAAAGAGTAACACAGGAAATGGTATCAGCTTATTTAAGTTCCGCACAACAATATCAAGCCAAGTTTGCAGCTTTGTCTTTTTTACGGGGAAATTTGTATTTTGATTTGAGTTTATATATTCAACAACTGCAAGTTCCCACTGTGATGTTGTGGGGTGAAAATGCCCAATTTACAAATATCCAATTGGGACAACGGTTAGCAAATTTAAATACTGAGGCAATTCAGGGTTTTCATAAAATACCCGATACAGGAATTTTGCCCCATTTAGAAATACCAGCAGTTGTCATAGGAATTTTACAAAAATACAACAAAACTGGAAAATTAGAAATCTAA